Proteins co-encoded in one Malus domestica chromosome 09, GDT2T_hap1 genomic window:
- the LOC103429342 gene encoding gibberellin 3-beta-dioxygenase 1-like isoform X1, with amino-acid sequence MHLKLSDAFKSHPVNLQLKHPDFNSLHELPDSYAWTNNDDHYPSFLTSFGADDSVPVINLSDTNVLKLTGHACKTWGVFQVTNHGIQQKLLDDIESAGKSLFSLPVQQKLKAARSPDGISGYGFARISSFFKKLMWSEGFTIVGSPVDHFRQLWPQDYDKFCNIIEEYEKEMKMLAGRLMWLMLGSLGISMEDIKWAGSKGEFKGASAALQLNSYPACPEPDRAMGLAAHTDSTLLTILYQSNTSGLQVLREGTGWVTVPPMPGALVINVGDLFHILSNGLYPSVLHRAVVNRTQHRLSVAYLFGPPASIQISPLSKLVGPSHPPLYRPISWNEYLGTKAKHFNKALSSVRLCAPLNSLVDVNDHNSVKVG; translated from the exons ATGCATTTAAAACTTTCTGATGCCTTCAAATCCCACCCTGTCAACCTCCAACTCAAACACCCAGATTTCAACTCATTACATGAATTGCCAGACTCCTATGCATGGACAAACAATGATGATCACTACCCATCTTTCCTAACCTCATTTGGGGCAGACGATTCTGTTCCGGTCATCAATCTCTCTGACACCAATGTTCTTAAGCTCACAGGCCATGCATGTAAGACTTGGGGAGTCTTCCAAGTCACTAACCATGGCATCCAACAGAAGCTTCTTGATGACATTGAATCCGCAGGCAAAAGCCTTTTCTCTCTACCAGTCCAGCAGAAGCTCAAAGCTGCCCGATCGCCAGATGGCATTTCCGGCTATGGTTTTGCTCGgatatcttctttttttaagaAGCTCATGTGGTCGGAGGGTTTCACTATTGTTGGCTCACCAGTTGACCATTTTCGCCAACTTTGGCCCCAAGATTACGACAAATTCTG CAATATCATTGAGGAATATgagaaggaaatgaaaatgCTTGCTGGGAGGTTGATGTGGCTTATGCTTGGCTCACTAGGCATATCCATGGAAGATATCAAATGGGCTGGCTCGAAAGGTGAATTCAAAGGTGCATCAGCTGCCTTACAATTGAATTCTTACCCCGCTTGTCCAGAGCCAGATCGGGCCATGGGTTTGGCTGCACATACGGATTCTACCCTCCTCACAATCCTCTACCAAAGCAACACTAGTGGTTTGCAAGTGCTTCGGGAGGGCACCGGGTGGGTCACGGTTCCACCAATGCCCGGTGCTTTGGTGATCAACGTTGGTGATCTCTTCCATATATTATCTAACGGGTTGTACCCAAGTGTCCTTCATCGGGCAGTTGTGAACCGGACCCAACATCGTCTATCTGTCGCTTACTTGTTCGGCCCCCCGGCCAGTATCCAAATCTCACCCCTATCAAAATTAGTAGGTCCAAGTCATCCTCCTCTCTACCGCCCAATTAGTTGGAATGAGTACCTTGGCACTAAAGCAAAGCATTTCAATAAGGCACTTTCATCGGTCAGACTTTGTGCTCCTCTAAATTCATTAGTAGATGTAAATGATCACAACAGCGTAAAAGTCGGCtag
- the LOC103429342 gene encoding gibberellin 3-beta-dioxygenase 1-like (The RefSeq protein has 1 frameshift compared to this genomic sequence), with product MHLKLSDAFKSHPVNLQLKHPDFNSLHELPDSYAWTNNDDHYPSFLTSFGADDSVPVINLSDTNVLKLTGHACKTWGVFQVTNHGIQQKLLDDIESAGKSLFSLPVQQKLKAARSPDGISGYGFARISSFFKKLMWSEGFTIVGSPVDHFRQLWPQDYDKFCNIIEEYEKEMKMLAGRLMWLMLGSLGISMEDIKWAGSKGEFKGASAALQLNSYPACPEPDRAMGLAAHTDSTLLTILYQSNTSGLQVLREGTGWVTVPPMPGALVINVGDLFHILSNGLYPSVLHRAVVNRTQHRLSVAYLFGPPASIQISPLSKLVGPSHPPLYRPISWNEYLGTKAKHFNKALSSVRLCAPLNSLVDVNDHNSVK from the exons ATGCATTTAAAACTTTCTGATGCCTTCAAATCCCACCCTGTCAACCTCCAACTCAAACACCCAGATTTCAACTCATTACATGAATTGCCAGACTCCTATGCATGGACAAACAATGATGATCACTACCCATCTTTCCTAACCTCATTTGGGGCAGACGATTCTGTTCCGGTCATCAATCTCTCTGACACCAATGTTCTTAAGCTCACAGGCCATGCATGTAAGACTTGGGGAGTCTTCCAAGTCACTAACCATGGCATCCAACAGAAGCTTCTTGATGACATTGAATCCGCAGGCAAAAGCCTTTTCTCTCTACCAGTCCAGCAGAAGCTCAAAGCTGCCCGATCGCCAGATGGCATTTCCGGCTATGGTTTTGCTCGgatatcttctttttttaagaAGCTCATGTGGTCGGAGGGTTTCACTATTGTTGGCTCACCAGTTGACCATTTTCGCCAACTTTGGCCCCAAGATTACGACAAATTCTG CAATATCATTGAGGAATATgagaaggaaatgaaaatgCTTGCTGGGAGGTTGATGTGGCTTATGCTTGGCTCACTAGGCATATCCATGGAAGATATCAAATGGGCTGGCTCGAAAGGTGAATTCAAAGGTGCATCAGCTGCCTTACAATTGAATTCTTACCCCGCTTGTCCAGAGCCAGATCGGGCCATGGGTTTGGCTGCACATACGGATTCTACCCTCCTCACAATCCTCTACCAAAGCAACACTAGTGGTTTGCAAGTGCTTCGGGAGGGCACCGGGTGGGTCACGGTTCCACCAATGCCCGGTGCTTTGGTGATCAACGTTGGTGATCTCTTCCATATATTATCTAACGGGTTGTACCCAAGTGTCCTTCATCGGGCAGTTGTGAACCGGACCCAACATCGTCTATCTGTCGCTTACTTGTTCGGCCCCCCGGCCAGTATCCAAATCTCACCCCTATCAAAATTAGTAGGTCCAAGTCATCCTCCTCTCTACCGCCCAATTAGTTGGAATGAGTACCTTGGCACTAAAGCAAAGCATTTCAATAAGGCACTTTCATCGGTCAGACTTTGTGCTCCTCTAAATTCATTAGTAGATGTAAATGATCACAACAGCGTAAA GTCG